One segment of Halomonas sp. TD01 DNA contains the following:
- the dnaG gene encoding DNA primase: MAGQIPQRFIDDLLGRVDVVEVVGERVQLKKAGRNYSGLCPFHQEKTPSFTVSADKQFYHCFGCGAHGNALRFLMEYDKLPFPDAVEQLASRLGVEVPREGADDPRAQQREKKRKEGVNLLELAASFYRERLKMQEGQGAQRYLQGRGLSQDVVSAYGIGYAPGGWEALKQHLSARGIGESVQIEYGLLIHREDTGRTYDRFRDRVMFPIRDLRGRTIAFGGRVMGDEQPKYLNSPETPVFHKGRELYGLYEARQASSKLEQLVIVEGYMDVVALAQYGINNAVATLGTATTEDHLSRLFRLVSRVVFCFDGDRAGRQAATRALETALPQMIDGREARFLFLPEGDDPDTLVRREGSDAFQDRVTCAMPLSEFLFEQAAQGRDLNTVEGRERFASQVLEALNKVPEGMLKSLLLEALAKRSGLAQSQLKALLDKRATASAQKEAQKASSQEAAHWEPIESPDMMSFEHHEEQPTSAKPSGKKSQKGRSQQRRPQVLSTVARIVQLLLHEPRLVASLPDSLDWLPEDEETPLCRDLIELLRAGRYRSPQVVLAHFQGSHEGQVLAELATRELLIPKGTREAELTGLVEHLVEVQRKRSPQEEYQALLDLERSGQKLDKAQRQRLASLVMELVQRH, translated from the coding sequence GGTCAGCGCCGATAAGCAGTTTTATCACTGCTTTGGGTGTGGTGCCCACGGTAATGCGCTACGCTTTCTAATGGAATACGACAAACTGCCCTTTCCCGATGCGGTTGAGCAGTTAGCTAGTCGTTTGGGGGTAGAGGTTCCTCGTGAAGGTGCCGATGATCCACGCGCCCAGCAGCGCGAAAAAAAGCGCAAAGAGGGCGTTAACCTTCTTGAGCTTGCTGCCAGTTTTTACCGAGAACGGCTAAAAATGCAGGAAGGGCAGGGAGCGCAGCGCTATCTGCAAGGGCGTGGTTTATCGCAAGACGTTGTCAGTGCCTATGGTATTGGCTATGCGCCTGGCGGGTGGGAAGCCCTGAAGCAGCACTTAAGCGCGAGAGGTATTGGTGAGTCTGTCCAAATAGAGTACGGCTTGCTAATTCACCGTGAAGACACAGGGCGGACGTATGACCGCTTTCGTGATCGAGTGATGTTTCCTATTCGGGATTTAAGGGGCCGCACCATTGCGTTTGGCGGTCGGGTAATGGGCGATGAGCAGCCTAAGTATCTGAATTCGCCCGAAACCCCCGTTTTTCACAAAGGGCGTGAGCTGTATGGGTTGTATGAGGCGCGCCAAGCCTCAAGCAAGCTTGAGCAGCTCGTCATTGTTGAAGGCTACATGGATGTAGTAGCGCTAGCGCAGTACGGTATTAATAACGCAGTCGCAACCTTGGGAACTGCTACGACAGAAGATCACCTCAGCCGACTATTTCGTTTAGTCAGCCGCGTGGTGTTTTGCTTTGACGGTGACCGTGCAGGACGTCAAGCTGCCACCCGTGCGTTAGAAACAGCACTGCCGCAGATGATCGACGGTCGTGAAGCGCGCTTTCTGTTTCTGCCAGAGGGTGATGACCCTGACACGCTAGTTCGCCGTGAAGGTAGCGACGCATTTCAGGATCGCGTTACCTGTGCGATGCCGCTATCTGAGTTTCTCTTTGAGCAGGCGGCCCAGGGACGTGACCTGAATACAGTAGAAGGGCGTGAGCGGTTTGCAAGTCAGGTGCTTGAAGCATTGAACAAAGTACCCGAAGGCATGCTCAAATCGTTACTGTTGGAGGCGTTAGCTAAGCGTAGTGGGTTGGCGCAATCGCAGCTGAAAGCACTGCTTGATAAACGAGCAACTGCCAGTGCGCAAAAAGAAGCACAGAAAGCGTCTTCGCAAGAGGCCGCACACTGGGAGCCGATTGAGTCGCCTGACATGATGTCGTTTGAGCATCATGAAGAACAGCCGACCAGCGCAAAGCCTTCTGGTAAAAAGTCACAAAAGGGGCGTTCTCAGCAGCGTCGCCCGCAAGTGCTTTCTACCGTGGCGCGTATTGTGCAGCTACTGTTGCATGAGCCTCGCTTAGTGGCATCGCTACCAGACTCCTTGGACTGGTTGCCGGAAGATGAAGAAACACCGCTATGTCGTGACTTGATTGAGTTACTGCGTGCAGGGCGTTATCGCAGCCCGCAAGTGGTGTTGGCACATTTTCAGGGTAGTCATGAAGGGCAGGTATTGGCTGAGCTGGCGACACGGGAGCTGCTGATTCCCAAGGGTACCCGAGAGGCCGAGCTGACAGGGCTGGTTGAGCATCTAGTGGAGGTTCAGCGCAAGCGCTCGCCTCAGGAAGAGTACCAAGCGTTGCTGGATTTAGAGCGTTCTGGGCAGAAGCTAGATAAAGCGCAGCGGCAACGTTTGGCAAGCTTAGTCATGGAGCTTGTTCAACGACACTAA
- the rpoD gene encoding RNA polymerase sigma factor RpoD, which translates to MAGNAQQQSRLKELIARGKEQGYLTYAEVNDHLPEDIADPDQVEDIIGMINDMGISVVEEAPDEDTLMMSDHSTDESAAEEAVAALAAVESDVGRTTDPVRMYMREMGTVELLTREGEIEIAKRIEEGTREVMSALAYLPGAVASILDAYDATQDEEAPGRLSDLFSGFIDPDEGIPGVAEAEVPEPEAEPELSDDDIDSDEDDEDDDSTASEGGPDPEEAKARFEQIREQNAAVEAAFAKHGRGSAELKSEQARLAELFSPIKLVPKHFERLVGQVRISVEQVRAQEKAVMQLCVKKAKVPRKTFIKSFPGYESNPKWLDTFQEAQPKYADRLEPLRADIARSQRKIAFEEDMVQLTVADLKEVNRKLSIGEAKARRAKKEMVEANLRLVISIAKKYTNRGLQFLDLIQEGNIGLMKAVDKFEYRRGYKFSTYATWWIRQAITRSIADQARTIRIPVHMIETINKLNRVSRQMLQEMGREPTPEELGERLEMPEDKVRKVLKIAKEPISMETPIGDDDDSHLGDFIEDGTMLLPIDMATGEGLIEATRNVLGGLTAREAKVLRMRFGIDMNTDHTLEEVGKQFDVTRERIRQIEAKALRKLRHPSRSEPLRSFLDE; encoded by the coding sequence ATGGCTGGAAATGCGCAGCAGCAGTCACGTCTGAAGGAGTTGATCGCGCGCGGCAAGGAACAGGGCTACCTGACCTATGCCGAGGTCAACGACCATCTACCCGAGGATATCGCCGACCCGGATCAAGTGGAAGACATCATTGGCATGATCAACGACATGGGTATCAGTGTCGTTGAAGAAGCGCCAGATGAAGACACTTTGATGATGTCGGATCACTCCACGGACGAGTCCGCTGCGGAAGAGGCCGTTGCGGCACTCGCCGCCGTGGAAAGCGACGTCGGTCGCACTACCGACCCTGTACGCATGTACATGCGTGAAATGGGTACGGTTGAACTTCTAACCCGCGAAGGTGAGATCGAAATCGCCAAGCGGATAGAAGAGGGCACACGGGAAGTAATGTCAGCGCTGGCGTATTTGCCCGGCGCTGTCGCTTCTATCCTGGATGCTTATGACGCCACGCAGGATGAAGAAGCGCCTGGTCGCTTGTCCGACTTGTTCTCTGGCTTTATTGATCCTGATGAAGGGATCCCTGGCGTTGCTGAAGCCGAAGTGCCTGAACCCGAAGCCGAACCTGAGCTAAGCGATGATGATATCGATAGCGACGAAGACGACGAGGATGACGACAGCACTGCCAGTGAAGGTGGCCCAGATCCGGAAGAAGCGAAAGCTCGTTTCGAACAAATCCGTGAGCAGAATGCCGCTGTTGAAGCTGCGTTCGCGAAACATGGTCGTGGCAGTGCTGAACTTAAAAGTGAGCAAGCTCGTTTAGCCGAACTGTTTTCGCCAATCAAGCTAGTGCCGAAGCATTTTGAGAGGCTGGTCGGTCAAGTACGTATTAGTGTTGAGCAGGTGCGTGCCCAAGAAAAAGCGGTTATGCAGCTGTGCGTGAAGAAAGCTAAAGTACCGCGCAAGACGTTCATTAAGTCGTTCCCCGGGTACGAGTCTAATCCAAAATGGTTGGACACTTTCCAGGAAGCGCAGCCCAAATATGCTGACCGTCTTGAGCCACTTCGCGCTGATATTGCTCGCTCACAGCGCAAAATTGCCTTTGAAGAAGACATGGTGCAGCTCACCGTGGCCGACCTCAAAGAGGTTAACCGCAAACTCTCTATCGGCGAAGCGAAAGCGCGTCGTGCCAAGAAAGAGATGGTTGAGGCTAACCTGCGTTTGGTGATCTCGATTGCTAAGAAATACACCAACCGTGGTCTGCAGTTCTTGGATCTGATTCAGGAAGGCAATATTGGTCTGATGAAAGCGGTTGATAAGTTCGAATATCGCCGCGGCTACAAGTTCTCGACCTATGCCACATGGTGGATTCGCCAGGCGATTACGCGTTCGATCGCTGACCAGGCACGCACCATCCGTATTCCGGTGCACATGATTGAGACGATCAACAAGCTCAATCGTGTTTCTCGCCAGATGCTGCAGGAAATGGGCCGCGAGCCAACACCGGAAGAGCTGGGCGAACGTCTAGAAATGCCGGAAGACAAAGTGCGCAAGGTGTTGAAAATTGCCAAAGAGCCGATCTCTATGGAGACGCCGATTGGTGACGACGACGATTCGCACTTAGGTGACTTTATCGAAGACGGCACTATGCTGTTGCCGATTGATATGGCTACTGGCGAAGGCTTGATCGAAGCGACGCGTAACGTCCTTGGCGGTTTAACCGCACGTGAAGCGAAAGTGCTACGCATGCGTTTCGGTATCGATATGAACACCGACCACACGCTAGAAGAAGTGGGTAAGCAGTTTGACGTTACTCGCGAGCGGATTCGTCAGATCGAAGCGAAGGCGTTGCGCAAGCTACGCCATCCGAGTCGCTCTGAGCCGCTGCGCTCGTTCCTCGACGAGTGA
- a CDS encoding AbgT family transporter: MTNSQNREENLKRGAFTRFLDSVEWLGNLLPHPVTLFAILCVLVVIASGIAGALGVSVADPRPANAGEWIAVNSLLNAEGLRRLVTEMVTNFTSFAPLGTVLVAMLGVGVAEHSGLLSASMRALVLNRSPRIVTYAVVFAGIMSNMAAELGYVVLIPLAAMIFHSLGRHPLAGLAAAFCGVSGGYSANLLIGTVDPLLSGITQEAARLLDPAYIVGAEANWFFMFASTFFVTLIGGFVTERIVEPKLGKFDSTYADSDIDNQRMEGLSASEKRALKGTGLATLALAALVAVMVVPESGILRNPETGLISGSPFLRGIVVIVAVSFTLLGFVYGRLAGTMQNDRDIVDAMAKSMSSLGLYIVLVFFAAQFVALFNWSNFGTVTAVAGADLLQSLGLRGPGLFALFIIMCAFVNLSLGSASAQWAVTAPIFVPMLMLMGYAPEVIQAAYRIGDSVTNLITPMMSYFGLILAVATRYRKDMGIGTLVALMLPYTLFMLIGWSLLFFIWVFVFGLPVGPGSATHYTL; this comes from the coding sequence ATGACAAACTCACAAAATCGCGAAGAAAACCTAAAGCGAGGGGCTTTTACTCGCTTTCTAGATAGCGTTGAGTGGCTGGGTAACCTTCTTCCACATCCTGTTACTCTATTCGCTATTTTATGTGTGCTGGTAGTAATCGCCAGCGGCATCGCCGGAGCATTAGGTGTATCTGTTGCTGATCCTCGCCCTGCTAACGCAGGTGAATGGATAGCGGTTAATTCGTTGCTCAATGCCGAAGGCCTGCGTCGTTTAGTCACTGAAATGGTGACCAACTTCACTAGCTTTGCACCGCTGGGCACGGTGCTGGTGGCCATGCTCGGGGTCGGCGTTGCTGAACACTCCGGCCTGCTTTCAGCCAGCATGCGGGCGCTGGTTCTCAACCGCTCGCCGCGTATTGTCACTTATGCAGTGGTATTTGCCGGCATCATGTCGAACATGGCGGCTGAGCTTGGCTATGTCGTATTGATTCCTTTGGCGGCAATGATCTTCCACTCATTAGGGCGTCATCCATTGGCGGGCCTAGCTGCCGCATTCTGCGGTGTCTCTGGAGGCTACAGCGCTAACCTACTGATCGGCACCGTTGACCCACTGTTATCGGGCATTACCCAGGAAGCAGCGCGCCTTCTCGACCCAGCTTACATTGTGGGTGCAGAAGCCAACTGGTTCTTCATGTTCGCCAGCACGTTCTTCGTCACGCTTATTGGTGGCTTTGTTACTGAGCGCATCGTAGAACCCAAGCTTGGTAAATTCGACTCCACCTACGCTGATAGCGATATTGATAACCAACGCATGGAAGGGCTGTCAGCATCAGAGAAACGCGCCTTAAAAGGGACTGGTCTTGCGACATTAGCTTTAGCCGCACTGGTGGCTGTCATGGTAGTGCCCGAAAGTGGCATATTGCGCAACCCCGAAACAGGGCTGATTAGCGGCTCACCCTTTTTGCGTGGCATTGTGGTGATTGTCGCGGTGTCATTCACCTTATTGGGTTTCGTCTATGGCCGCTTAGCAGGCACCATGCAAAATGATCGCGATATTGTCGATGCCATGGCGAAGAGTATGAGCAGCCTCGGCCTCTATATCGTTCTGGTCTTTTTTGCGGCGCAGTTTGTTGCGCTATTTAACTGGAGCAACTTTGGCACCGTGACAGCCGTTGCAGGTGCCGACCTGCTGCAGTCCTTAGGGCTACGCGGTCCAGGCCTATTCGCGCTGTTTATTATTATGTGCGCGTTCGTCAATCTATCTTTAGGCAGCGCCTCAGCTCAGTGGGCCGTGACGGCTCCGATCTTTGTGCCAATGCTAATGCTGATGGGCTATGCCCCAGAAGTGATTCAAGCGGCGTATCGGATCGGCGATTCAGTGACCAATCTAATTACCCCCATGATGAGCTACTTTGGCTTGATTTTGGCCGTGGCAACCCGCTATCGGAAAGATATGGGAATTGGTACGTTGGTGGCACTCATGCTGCCCTACACGCTATTTATGCTGATTGGCTGGAGCCTGCTGTTCTTTATTTGGGTATTCGTTTTTGGCTTGCCTGTCGGCCCTGGGTCAGCCACGCATTACACGCTGTAA
- a CDS encoding L-serine ammonia-lyase, with amino-acid sequence MAISVFDLFRIGIGPSSSHTVGPMRAARDFSQAVTPPSLTRIVVRLHGSLASTGIGHGTDGAVIMGLMGETPESIDPDTITERLRALDEGAQLTLPNGQTLSFDRTRDIEWDEQCLPFHPNAMVLTAYQHDTVIATNTYYSLGGGFYVDQACADQGGLEEDKTALPYPFETANELLALCQENGLRISELMFENEKAWRSEEMIRTELLTIWQAMRTSIENGLKATGHLPGGLNVRRRAHGLHQQLLSPPQNQRLIVSSFTVMDWVNLFALAVNEENAAGKRMVTAPTNGAAGIVPAVLAYYLKFEPDACDDDIVAFLLAAGAMGILCKKNASISGAEVGCQGEVGSACAMAAAGLAEVLGGSPKQVENAAEIGLEHNLGLTCDPVAGLVQVPCIERNAIASVKAINAARMAMHGDGDHFVSLDKVIRTMRDTGRDMQDKYKETSKGGLAVNAIEC; translated from the coding sequence ATGGCAATAAGCGTTTTTGATCTCTTTAGAATTGGGATTGGCCCATCAAGCTCTCATACGGTTGGGCCGATGCGTGCTGCACGCGATTTTAGCCAAGCTGTTACACCACCGTCGCTGACGCGCATTGTGGTTCGGCTTCATGGTTCGTTAGCCTCTACCGGCATCGGGCATGGTACTGACGGTGCCGTCATCATGGGCTTGATGGGGGAAACGCCAGAGTCAATTGATCCAGATACCATTACTGAGCGACTACGCGCGCTTGATGAAGGCGCTCAACTAACGCTGCCCAATGGGCAGACGCTATCGTTTGATCGTACCCGGGATATTGAATGGGACGAACAGTGCTTACCATTTCACCCAAACGCCATGGTGTTAACGGCTTATCAACACGATACGGTTATCGCGACAAATACCTATTATTCCCTTGGTGGTGGCTTTTATGTCGACCAAGCCTGCGCCGATCAGGGAGGGTTAGAAGAAGACAAAACGGCGCTGCCTTACCCTTTTGAAACGGCTAATGAATTGTTAGCGCTCTGCCAAGAAAATGGTCTGCGTATCAGTGAGTTAATGTTTGAAAACGAAAAAGCATGGCGCAGTGAAGAGATGATTCGCACAGAGCTACTGACGATTTGGCAAGCAATGCGTACTAGTATTGAAAATGGCCTAAAAGCGACGGGGCATTTGCCCGGTGGTTTGAACGTTCGTCGTCGTGCCCATGGGCTGCATCAACAACTGCTTTCACCTCCACAGAATCAACGTTTGATTGTGTCGAGCTTCACAGTGATGGATTGGGTCAATTTGTTTGCTCTGGCGGTGAATGAAGAGAATGCTGCGGGTAAACGGATGGTCACCGCACCGACTAACGGTGCCGCTGGTATTGTGCCTGCTGTGCTGGCGTACTATTTGAAATTTGAGCCAGATGCCTGTGACGATGACATAGTGGCCTTTTTGTTGGCGGCGGGAGCGATGGGTATTTTATGTAAAAAGAACGCATCGATTTCCGGCGCGGAAGTTGGCTGTCAGGGGGAGGTCGGCTCTGCTTGTGCTATGGCAGCCGCTGGGCTTGCTGAAGTGCTGGGTGGATCGCCAAAACAGGTGGAAAACGCTGCTGAAATTGGTCTAGAACATAATCTTGGCCTTACTTGCGACCCAGTAGCGGGATTGGTTCAAGTGCCGTGTATTGAGAGAAACGCCATTGCCTCGGTGAAGGCGATCAATGCTGCAAGAATGGCGATGCATGGTGATGGAGACCATTTTGTATCGTTGGATAAAGTGATTCGTACCATGCGTGACACTGGCCGAGATATGCAAGATAAATACAAAGAGACGTCAAAAGGTGGCTTGGCTGTTAACGCCATCGAGTGTTAG
- a CDS encoding LysR family transcriptional regulator, with protein sequence MQRWDRIEAFVEVVRLGTFSAAARHLKVSTSHISRLVSQLENQLGVQLLYRTTRQIRLTDAGAIYVEHCRHLFDGLRDAEQAISELQANPRGLLKLTSATTFGERYIAPLVNDFQCLHPQLEVHMHFTNRPVEIIEEGYDIAIRMGVLKDSSLIARRLCERQEYVVGSRAYFRQAPRPHTLSELSQHRCLMGSRPNWLFEVNGQRREVKVEGCWSGNSGPALLDAALKGLGLAQLPDYYVAPYLASGELVSVLEPFQHNDTAVWAVYPRHRHLSPKIRQLVDYLVANIDATLPPRPSG encoded by the coding sequence GTGCAACGCTGGGATCGTATTGAGGCATTCGTCGAGGTGGTAAGGCTGGGAACATTCTCGGCCGCTGCACGACACTTAAAAGTATCGACATCGCATATCAGCCGCTTGGTGAGCCAGTTGGAAAATCAGTTGGGCGTTCAGCTTTTGTACCGCACAACACGGCAAATTCGCTTAACCGATGCAGGGGCAATCTACGTTGAGCACTGCCGCCATCTCTTTGATGGCCTGCGCGATGCAGAGCAAGCTATCAGCGAGCTTCAGGCAAATCCGCGTGGGCTGCTGAAGCTGACCTCAGCGACGACGTTTGGCGAGCGCTATATCGCTCCACTGGTTAATGACTTCCAGTGTCTGCACCCGCAGCTTGAAGTGCATATGCACTTCACTAATCGCCCCGTAGAAATTATTGAAGAAGGCTATGATATTGCTATTCGCATGGGGGTACTCAAAGACTCTAGCCTGATTGCTCGGCGGCTGTGCGAACGGCAGGAGTATGTCGTGGGATCCCGGGCTTACTTCCGCCAGGCTCCCAGGCCACATACGTTATCGGAACTTAGCCAGCACCGTTGCCTGATGGGCTCACGCCCTAACTGGTTGTTTGAAGTCAACGGGCAGCGCCGCGAAGTTAAAGTGGAAGGCTGCTGGAGCGGCAATTCTGGGCCCGCGCTGCTTGACGCCGCGCTTAAAGGGCTGGGGCTTGCCCAACTGCCGGATTACTACGTAGCCCCCTATCTTGCCAGTGGTGAACTGGTGTCCGTGTTGGAGCCTTTCCAACACAACGATACAGCGGTATGGGCGGTGTATCCCCGTCACCGCCACCTATCACCCAAAATACGCCAGCTCGTCGATTACTTGGTAGCCAATATTGATGCGACGCTACCGCCCCGCCCGTCTGGCTAA
- a CDS encoding S-(hydroxymethyl)glutathione dehydrogenase/class III alcohol dehydrogenase: protein MKSRAAVALEAGKPLELVEIDVEGPKAGEVLVKMAATSVCHTDAYTLSGADPEGNFPAVLGHEGAGVVQEVGEGVTSVKPGDHVIPLYTAECGKCKFCLSGKTNLCGSVRATQGKGVMPDGTSRFSLDGKMLHHYMGTSTFSEYTVLPEVSLAVVSKEAPMDKICLLGCGVTTGIGAVLNTAKVEPGSTIAVFGLGAIGLAVIQGAVMAKASKIIAIDVNPDKFELAKQFGATDFVNPKDYSDPIQQVIVDMTDGGVDYSFECIGNVNVMRSALECCHKGWGESIVIGVAGAGEEISTRPFQLVTGRVWKGSAFGGVKGRSELPGYVERYMNGELNIDDFITHDMPFEKINEAFDLLHAGKSIRTVLHY from the coding sequence ATGAAATCACGTGCCGCCGTAGCACTCGAAGCGGGTAAACCGCTTGAATTAGTCGAAATTGATGTAGAAGGCCCGAAGGCGGGCGAAGTATTGGTTAAGATGGCAGCGACTAGCGTATGCCACACCGATGCTTATACCCTGTCTGGCGCTGATCCTGAAGGTAATTTCCCAGCGGTATTGGGCCATGAAGGCGCTGGTGTGGTACAGGAAGTTGGCGAGGGTGTGACCAGCGTTAAGCCGGGTGACCATGTTATCCCGCTATACACTGCCGAGTGCGGAAAATGTAAATTCTGCCTCTCCGGTAAAACCAACCTGTGTGGCAGCGTGCGCGCTACTCAGGGAAAAGGTGTGATGCCTGATGGCACTTCGCGTTTTTCGCTAGATGGCAAAATGCTGCATCACTACATGGGTACGTCGACCTTTAGTGAGTACACCGTGCTGCCGGAAGTGTCGCTTGCGGTGGTCTCCAAAGAAGCACCCATGGATAAAATTTGCCTATTGGGCTGTGGCGTTACTACCGGTATTGGTGCGGTACTTAATACGGCAAAAGTAGAGCCAGGCTCCACCATCGCCGTTTTTGGTTTGGGCGCGATTGGTTTAGCGGTCATCCAAGGGGCGGTAATGGCAAAAGCCTCGAAGATTATTGCTATCGATGTAAATCCCGATAAATTTGAATTGGCCAAGCAGTTTGGCGCGACCGACTTCGTCAACCCGAAAGACTACAGCGATCCGATTCAGCAGGTAATCGTCGATATGACTGACGGCGGCGTTGATTACTCCTTTGAGTGTATCGGCAATGTTAACGTAATGCGCTCGGCCCTTGAGTGCTGTCATAAAGGCTGGGGTGAGTCTATTGTCATCGGTGTCGCGGGCGCTGGCGAAGAGATCTCCACGCGCCCCTTCCAACTGGTCACCGGACGCGTTTGGAAAGGCTCTGCGTTTGGCGGTGTTAAAGGTCGTAGTGAGTTACCGGGTTACGTCGAACGCTATATGAATGGCGAGCTGAATATCGACGACTTTATTACCCACGACATGCCGTTTGAGAAAATTAATGAAGCCTTTGATTTACTTCATGCAGGTAAGAGCATTCGTACCGTGCTGCATTACTGA
- the fghA gene encoding S-formylglutathione hydrolase — MSMSETLELVSANRSFGGWHKRYRHYSRALDCDMVFAVYLPPQAENERVPLLWWLSGLTCNDENFMQKAGAHRIAAELGVAIVCPDTSPRGTELSGEHESYDLGSGAGFYVNATQAPWKSNYRMYDYVIEELPSVVRQHFPVNGRESISGHSMGGHGALILALRHPGRFRSVSAFAPIVNPMNCPWGQKAFTSYLGDDQSRWRQYDACELVANGASRQRLFIDQGEADQFLDEQLMPERLEAVCEEHDHPLTLRRQPGYDHSYFFIASFIEEHLRYHAEHLMKR; from the coding sequence ATGAGCATGAGTGAAACTTTAGAACTGGTGTCTGCCAATCGCAGTTTTGGTGGCTGGCACAAGCGCTACCGCCATTACTCCCGGGCGCTGGATTGCGACATGGTGTTCGCGGTTTACCTGCCGCCTCAGGCTGAGAATGAGCGCGTACCGCTGCTTTGGTGGTTGTCGGGCCTGACCTGTAACGATGAAAACTTTATGCAGAAAGCAGGCGCGCACCGCATCGCTGCTGAGCTAGGGGTGGCGATTGTTTGCCCCGACACCAGCCCTCGCGGCACTGAGCTGTCCGGTGAACATGAAAGTTATGATCTAGGGTCGGGCGCTGGTTTTTATGTAAACGCCACTCAAGCCCCCTGGAAATCGAATTACCGCATGTATGATTACGTGATTGAAGAGCTGCCTTCGGTGGTGCGTCAGCACTTCCCAGTGAACGGGCGTGAGTCGATCAGTGGTCACTCCATGGGCGGTCACGGGGCGTTAATCTTGGCGTTGCGCCATCCTGGCCGGTTCCGTTCGGTTTCCGCTTTTGCGCCCATTGTTAACCCAATGAACTGCCCCTGGGGACAAAAAGCATTCACCAGTTATTTGGGCGACGACCAGTCGCGTTGGCGCCAGTACGATGCCTGTGAACTGGTCGCTAATGGTGCCTCTCGTCAGCGGCTATTTATCGATCAAGGTGAGGCCGACCAGTTCCTGGATGAGCAGCTGATGCCGGAGCGTTTGGAAGCGGTGTGTGAAGAGCATGATCACCCGCTGACATTGCGCCGCCAGCCAGGCTACGATCATAGCTACTTCTTTATCGCCTCGTTCATCGAGGAGCATTTGCGCTATCATGCAGAACACCTCATGAAGCGCTAA
- the mtgA gene encoding monofunctional biosynthetic peptidoglycan transglycosylase, with protein MLNRALRRFLGLIWRLIWRGALAFIVLSVALVLLFRFVPPPGSMVMVERKIQSWINSEPIDIQRQWRSWENLSSNAKLAVIAAEDQRFPQHRGFDLVELKRALKASLDGERLRGASTLSQQTAKNVFLWSGRSWARKGLEVWFTLLIEMLWSKQRILEVYLNVAEWDTGVFGLEAAAGHYFGASGSALTERQASLLAAILPSPRTRSASRPDAQVERRSQWILQQMRNLGGVRYLERL; from the coding sequence ATGCTTAATCGCGCGTTGCGCCGTTTTCTTGGTTTGATATGGCGTCTTATTTGGCGTGGCGCGCTGGCTTTTATTGTCCTTTCAGTTGCGCTGGTGTTGCTATTCCGATTTGTCCCGCCTCCTGGCTCGATGGTGATGGTAGAGCGTAAAATTCAAAGCTGGATAAACAGCGAACCTATCGATATACAACGCCAATGGAGAAGTTGGGAAAATCTATCCAGCAATGCCAAGCTGGCGGTGATAGCAGCGGAAGACCAGCGTTTTCCTCAGCATCGTGGTTTTGATTTAGTTGAGCTAAAGCGTGCCCTGAAGGCCAGTCTTGATGGTGAGCGGCTGCGGGGGGCCAGCACGTTAAGCCAGCAAACAGCCAAGAATGTTTTTTTATGGAGCGGCCGTAGCTGGGCCCGCAAGGGGCTAGAAGTATGGTTTACGTTGCTGATTGAAATGCTATGGAGCAAGCAACGCATACTGGAAGTGTATTTAAATGTCGCTGAGTGGGATACAGGAGTATTTGGACTAGAAGCGGCGGCGGGGCACTATTTTGGGGCGTCTGGAAGTGCATTGACCGAACGGCAAGCAAGCCTACTAGCGGCTATTCTTCCTAGTCCGCGTACCCGCAGCGCGTCACGGCCAGACGCTCAGGTAGAGCGCCGCAGCCAGTGGATTCTTCAGCAGATGCGTAATCTAGGCGGTGTCCGCTACTTGGAGCGATTGTAA